One region of Triticum aestivum cultivar Chinese Spring chromosome 6B, IWGSC CS RefSeq v2.1, whole genome shotgun sequence genomic DNA includes:
- the LOC123139338 gene encoding pectinesterase inhibitor 10, translated as MDFLVQSHPDPNPSANHPHDSLSLPLPIQSGSGRSPFPLAASPTPPRLGPPSSEPPDAAARHLLPHDASPSTRTESAARSRGAPSPDAVPSLLTTTSSASPRLRPPPHRTPPRLDAPLLSNADGGSLEPDATADGYCYVETADDQE; from the exons ATGGACTTTCTTGTTCAAA GCCACCCCGACCCAAACCCAAGCGCTAACCACCCCCacgactctctctctctccctctcccgatccaatctggatcgggccGTTCCCCCTTCCCCCTCGCCGCGTCCCCGACGCCACCTCGCTTAGGGCCCCCCTCGTCGGAGCCTCCCGACGCCGCCGcacgccatctcctcccgcacgaTGCCTCCCCCTCGACGCGGACTGAATCGGCGGCTCGATCCCGCGGCGCCCCGAGCCCTGACGCCGTGCCGTCGCTGCTCACCACCACCTCGTCGGCGTCgcctcgtcttcgtcctcctccCCATCGGACGCCCCCACGCCTCGACGCCCCCCTGCTCTCCAAcgccg atggtggatccttggagccagatgccaccgccgacggatactgctacgtggagaccgccgatgaccaggagtag
- the LOC123137775 gene encoding trihelix transcription factor GTL1 isoform X1, translated as MQHPEQGGAGYPYGPPLTGMTPLLPQPASAAVSVSSIPSPSPPPMQPQPAGTNLDQLPAAGPGSGSGAVNFHHDDDNMLVDAGSGRSGGDAGAGGSGSRWPREETVALIRIRSEMDAAFRNAALKAPIWEEVSRKLAELGYRRSAKKCKEKFENVDKYYRRTKEGRAGRQDGKNYRFFAELEALHAAAPQQNLPMATAATILPDPRPLAMAPAYPGAGLPDLSLSSNSESESDDESDEEEDQAGGGGGRSNEGMMALFEGMIKQITEKQDATQRLFLETLEKWEADRTAREEAWRRQELARISREREQHARERAAAAARDAALIAFLQRVGGNSVLPTPMPAHTAPHPDAPAASLQLVVAASEEGGRRGGGESGAGMSRWPKEEVHALIQLRMEKDEHCQDMGAKGPLWEDISAGMRRIGYNRSSKRCKEKWENINKYFKKVKESNKRRPEDSKTCPYFHQLDAIYRKKQFAVNNAGGGCSSTASGNAVGAVNASASEQHNPWRELEGKISNDFDRRHSVGGGSSDAPPGDGEVAAASTVLDAIATNKKSEDNVMAMESNIQSQQTEVTATDETDSDDIEGNYSDDGDDDGDEDDKMKYTIEFQKHKEGGSGSAPAPATAATVVTSSAPTGSTFLAVQ; from the exons ATGCAGCATCCGGAGCAGGGTGGCGCCGGGTACCCCTACGGGCCGCCGCTTACAGGGATGACCCCGTTGTTGCCACAGCCGGCATCCGCGGCCGTGTCTGTCAGCAGCATcccgtctccgtcgccgccgccgatgcAGCCGCAGCCAGCGGGGACGAACTTGGACCAATTGCCAGCCGCTGGccccggcagcggcagcggcgcggTCAACTTCCACCACGACGACGACAACATGCTGGTCGACGCCGGAAGCGGCAGAAGCGGCGGCGACGCGGGGGCGGGAGGGTCCGGCAGCCGGTGGCCGCGGGAGGAAACGGTGGCGCTCATCAGGATCCGGTCGGAGATGGACGCCGCCTTCCGGAACGCCGCCCTCAAGGCCCCCATCTGGGAGGAGGTCTCCAG GAAGCTTGCGGAGCTGGGCTACCGTAGGAGCGCCAAGAAGTGCAAGGAGAAGTTCGAGAACGTGGACAAGTACTACCGCCGCACCAAGGAAGGCCGCGCCGGGCGTCAGGACGGCAAGAACTACCGCTTCTTCGCGGAGCTCGAAGCGCTCCACGCCGCGGCCCCGCAGCAGAACCTGCCAATGGCGACCGCCGCGACAATCTTGCCAGATCCTCGGCCGTTGGCAATGGCGCCTGCCTATCCTGGCGCTGGCCTGCCGGACCTCAGCTTGTCGTCGAATTCGGAGTCAGAGTCGGACGACGAGTCAGACGAGGAGGAAGACcaggcgggcggcggtggcggcaggagCAACGAGGGGATGATGGCGCTCTTCGAGGGGATGATAAAGCAGATCACGGAGAAGCAAGACGCCACGCAGCGGCTGTTCCTGGAGACGCTTGAGAAGTGGGAGGCCGACCGCACCGCGcgagaggaggcatggcggcggcagGAGCTGGCGCGCATAAGCCGCGAAAGGGAGCAGCACGCCCGGGAGCGAGCCGCTGCGGCCGCCCGCGATGCGGCCCTGATCGCGTTCCTCCAGCGCGTCGGCGGGAACTCCGTGCTGCCCACGCCAATGCCGGCCCACACGGCGCCTCATCCAGACGCGCCGGCCGCCTCGCTCCAGCTGGTGGTCGCGGCGTCGGAggagggcggccggcgagggggaggggAGAGCGGCGCGGGCATGTCACGATGGCCCAAGGAGGAGGTCCATGCGCTGATCCAGCTGCGGATGGAGAAGGACGAGCACTGCCAGGACATGGGGGCCAAAGGGCCGCTGTGGGAGGACATCTCCGCCGGCATGCGAAGGATCGGCTACAACCGGAGCTCCAAGCGGTGCAAGGAGAAGTGGGAGAACATCAACAAGTACTTCAAGAAGGTGAAGGAGAGCAACAAGAGGCGCCCCGAGGACTCCAAGACGTGCCCCTACTTCCACCAGCTCGACGCTATATACCGCAAGAAGCAATTCGCCGTGAACAACGCCGGCGGCGGCTGCTCTAGCACTGCCTCCGGGAACGCTGTGGGCGCGGTCAACGCCTCCGCCTCGGAGCAGCATAACCCCTGGCGCGAGCTCGAGGGTAAGATCAGCAACGACTTTGACAGGAGGCACAGCGTTGGAGGGGGAAGCTCAGATGCCCCGCCCGGCGATGGCGAGGTGGCCGCGGCCAGTACCGTGCTTGATGCCATCGCTACAAACAAG AAGTCTGAAGACAACGTGATGGCAATGGAGTCAAACATTCAGTCCCAGCAGACGGAGGTGACGGCGACGGACGAGACGGACAGCGACGACATCGAAGGCAACTACagcgatgatggcgacgacgacggcgacgaggatgACAAGATGAAGTACACCATAGAGTTCCAGAAGCACAAAGAGGGCGGAAGCGGTAGCGCTCCTGCCCCGGCGACAGCTGCGACGGTGGTGACGAGTTCGGCCCCGACAGGCAGCACCTTCCTTGCTGTTCAGTAG
- the LOC123137775 gene encoding trihelix transcription factor GTL1 isoform X2 has protein sequence MQHPEQGGAGYPYGPPLTGMTPLLPQPASAAVSVSSIPSPSPPPMQPQPAGTNLDQLPAAGPGSGSGAVNFHHDDDNMLVDAGSGRSGGDAGAGGSGSRWPREETVALIRIRSEMDAAFRNAALKAPIWEEVSRKLAELGYRRSAKKCKEKFENVDKYYRRTKEGRAGRQDGKNYRFFAELEALHAAAPQQNLPMATAATILPDPRPLAMAPAYPGAGLPDLSLSSNSESESDDESDEEEDQAGGGGGRSNEGMMALFEGMIKQITEKQDATQRLFLETLEKWEADRTAREEAWRRQELARISREREQHARERAAAAARDAALIAFLQRVGGNSVLPTPMPAHTAPHPDAPAASLQLVVAASEEGGRRGGGESGAGMSRWPKEEVHALIQLRMEKDEHCQDMGAKGPLWEDISAGMRRIGYNRSSKRCKEKWENINKYFKKVKESNKRRPEDSKTCPYFHQLDAIYRKKQFAVNNAGGGCSSTASGNAVGAVNASASEQHNPWRELEGKISNDFDRRHSVGGGSSDAPPGDGEVAAASTVLDAIATNKSEDNVMAMESNIQSQQTEVTATDETDSDDIEGNYSDDGDDDGDEDDKMKYTIEFQKHKEGGSGSAPAPATAATVVTSSAPTGSTFLAVQ, from the exons ATGCAGCATCCGGAGCAGGGTGGCGCCGGGTACCCCTACGGGCCGCCGCTTACAGGGATGACCCCGTTGTTGCCACAGCCGGCATCCGCGGCCGTGTCTGTCAGCAGCATcccgtctccgtcgccgccgccgatgcAGCCGCAGCCAGCGGGGACGAACTTGGACCAATTGCCAGCCGCTGGccccggcagcggcagcggcgcggTCAACTTCCACCACGACGACGACAACATGCTGGTCGACGCCGGAAGCGGCAGAAGCGGCGGCGACGCGGGGGCGGGAGGGTCCGGCAGCCGGTGGCCGCGGGAGGAAACGGTGGCGCTCATCAGGATCCGGTCGGAGATGGACGCCGCCTTCCGGAACGCCGCCCTCAAGGCCCCCATCTGGGAGGAGGTCTCCAG GAAGCTTGCGGAGCTGGGCTACCGTAGGAGCGCCAAGAAGTGCAAGGAGAAGTTCGAGAACGTGGACAAGTACTACCGCCGCACCAAGGAAGGCCGCGCCGGGCGTCAGGACGGCAAGAACTACCGCTTCTTCGCGGAGCTCGAAGCGCTCCACGCCGCGGCCCCGCAGCAGAACCTGCCAATGGCGACCGCCGCGACAATCTTGCCAGATCCTCGGCCGTTGGCAATGGCGCCTGCCTATCCTGGCGCTGGCCTGCCGGACCTCAGCTTGTCGTCGAATTCGGAGTCAGAGTCGGACGACGAGTCAGACGAGGAGGAAGACcaggcgggcggcggtggcggcaggagCAACGAGGGGATGATGGCGCTCTTCGAGGGGATGATAAAGCAGATCACGGAGAAGCAAGACGCCACGCAGCGGCTGTTCCTGGAGACGCTTGAGAAGTGGGAGGCCGACCGCACCGCGcgagaggaggcatggcggcggcagGAGCTGGCGCGCATAAGCCGCGAAAGGGAGCAGCACGCCCGGGAGCGAGCCGCTGCGGCCGCCCGCGATGCGGCCCTGATCGCGTTCCTCCAGCGCGTCGGCGGGAACTCCGTGCTGCCCACGCCAATGCCGGCCCACACGGCGCCTCATCCAGACGCGCCGGCCGCCTCGCTCCAGCTGGTGGTCGCGGCGTCGGAggagggcggccggcgagggggaggggAGAGCGGCGCGGGCATGTCACGATGGCCCAAGGAGGAGGTCCATGCGCTGATCCAGCTGCGGATGGAGAAGGACGAGCACTGCCAGGACATGGGGGCCAAAGGGCCGCTGTGGGAGGACATCTCCGCCGGCATGCGAAGGATCGGCTACAACCGGAGCTCCAAGCGGTGCAAGGAGAAGTGGGAGAACATCAACAAGTACTTCAAGAAGGTGAAGGAGAGCAACAAGAGGCGCCCCGAGGACTCCAAGACGTGCCCCTACTTCCACCAGCTCGACGCTATATACCGCAAGAAGCAATTCGCCGTGAACAACGCCGGCGGCGGCTGCTCTAGCACTGCCTCCGGGAACGCTGTGGGCGCGGTCAACGCCTCCGCCTCGGAGCAGCATAACCCCTGGCGCGAGCTCGAGGGTAAGATCAGCAACGACTTTGACAGGAGGCACAGCGTTGGAGGGGGAAGCTCAGATGCCCCGCCCGGCGATGGCGAGGTGGCCGCGGCCAGTACCGTGCTTGATGCCATCGCTACAAACAAG TCTGAAGACAACGTGATGGCAATGGAGTCAAACATTCAGTCCCAGCAGACGGAGGTGACGGCGACGGACGAGACGGACAGCGACGACATCGAAGGCAACTACagcgatgatggcgacgacgacggcgacgaggatgACAAGATGAAGTACACCATAGAGTTCCAGAAGCACAAAGAGGGCGGAAGCGGTAGCGCTCCTGCCCCGGCGACAGCTGCGACGGTGGTGACGAGTTCGGCCCCGACAGGCAGCACCTTCCTTGCTGTTCAGTAG